From the Theobroma cacao cultivar B97-61/B2 chromosome 2, Criollo_cocoa_genome_V2, whole genome shotgun sequence genome, one window contains:
- the LOC18609137 gene encoding uncharacterized protein LOC18609137 isoform X2, whose protein sequence is MADSTTDDLEPLFDYRRVQPLNFVCIEDDGSDASPDPSPKRRKIPDTDVVKVDEDVEVIKVVNVEEEDWLAPPPMVSTDALSKIGEDSTIKELRLRKQELLSVAQSTKNMLLEVEESVKRELSGSLKASLDAGAEQPKNPTSERAKIVISIQNKDECKQFRVYMDDKFERLFSMYADKVKLDLQSLVFSFDGDKISAAATPASLGMEDDDIIEVHVKKR, encoded by the exons ATG GCAGATTCAACTACGGATGATCTTGAACCCTTATTCGATTACCGCCGCGTTCAGCCCCTAAATTTTGTTTGCATCGAAG ATGACGGTTCTGATGCTTCACCAGATCCTTCGCCGAAACGGAGGAAAATTCCGGATACTGAT GTTGTGAAAGTAGATGAGGATGTTGAAGTGATAAAAGTAGTGAATGTAGAAGAAGAGGATTGGTTGGCACCTCCTCCTATGGTTTCAACTGATGCTTTAAGCAAGATTGGTGAGGATTCAACCATAAAGGAGTTGAG GCTAAGAAAACAGGAATTGCTTTCAGTTGCACAATCCACAAAAAACATGTTGCTAGAAGTGGAGGAATCTGTAAAAAGAGAACTGAGTGGTTCATTGAAAGCTTCTTTAGATGCTGGTGCTGAGCAACCAAAAAATCCTACCTCTGAAAGGGCCAAAATAGTTATTTCAATCCAGAACAAGGATGAATGCAAGCAATTTCGTGTTTACATG GATGACAAGTTTGAGAGGCTCTTCAGCATGTATGCAGATAAAGTGAAGCTTGACCTGCAAAGCTTAGTATTTTCTTTTGACGGTGATAAAATTAGTGCAGCTGCAACCCCTGCAAGTCTAGGAATGGAGGATGATGACATTATTGAGGTGCATGTGAAGAAGAGATGA
- the LOC18609137 gene encoding uncharacterized protein LOC18609137 isoform X1 translates to MSPCFGRDDRVGDSNIDNDSTTDDLEPLFDYRRVQPLNFVCIEDDGSDASPDPSPKRRKIPDTDVVKVDEDVEVIKVVNVEEEDWLAPPPMVSTDALSKIGEDSTIKELRLRKQELLSVAQSTKNMLLEVEESVKRELSGSLKASLDAGAEQPKNPTSERAKIVISIQNKDECKQFRVYMDDKFERLFSMYADKVKLDLQSLVFSFDGDKISAAATPASLGMEDDDIIEVHVKKR, encoded by the exons ATGTCTCCGTGCTTTGGGCGGGACGACAGAGTGGGAGATTCGAATATCGATAATG ATTCAACTACGGATGATCTTGAACCCTTATTCGATTACCGCCGCGTTCAGCCCCTAAATTTTGTTTGCATCGAAG ATGACGGTTCTGATGCTTCACCAGATCCTTCGCCGAAACGGAGGAAAATTCCGGATACTGAT GTTGTGAAAGTAGATGAGGATGTTGAAGTGATAAAAGTAGTGAATGTAGAAGAAGAGGATTGGTTGGCACCTCCTCCTATGGTTTCAACTGATGCTTTAAGCAAGATTGGTGAGGATTCAACCATAAAGGAGTTGAG GCTAAGAAAACAGGAATTGCTTTCAGTTGCACAATCCACAAAAAACATGTTGCTAGAAGTGGAGGAATCTGTAAAAAGAGAACTGAGTGGTTCATTGAAAGCTTCTTTAGATGCTGGTGCTGAGCAACCAAAAAATCCTACCTCTGAAAGGGCCAAAATAGTTATTTCAATCCAGAACAAGGATGAATGCAAGCAATTTCGTGTTTACATG GATGACAAGTTTGAGAGGCTCTTCAGCATGTATGCAGATAAAGTGAAGCTTGACCTGCAAAGCTTAGTATTTTCTTTTGACGGTGATAAAATTAGTGCAGCTGCAACCCCTGCAAGTCTAGGAATGGAGGATGATGACATTATTGAGGTGCATGTGAAGAAGAGATGA